In Sphaerospermopsis torques-reginae ITEP-024, the genomic window ATTACTCTGTGCTTTGAAAGTAATTTGAGTTTTACAACTACTGAATTTTCGCAATGTCAAGTCTAGCTTACCTTGCATGGTATCTCGGCAACAAATCGCTAAACCATTGCTGGTGGGTGCGCGTAGGTGTGTACCTGGTAAGTCAGTAGTTCCTGTTAATTCCACCTCATAGTGAGAATTTCTGGCTTGCATTTGCCATTTACCCCAAGGCTGAATTTGCCAGCTTACTTGTGAGTTCCAGGGAACAAATTCATAAAACTGCCCTTGATAATGGATACCAATCATGGCTACTGATTCCATCCACCATAATACACCACGTCTGCCACCACCAGCAGTTAAAGCTAAATCGGGTTCGTTGTCAAAAGAATTACAATTGAGCCAAAACCATTTTTGAGGAAACGCACCACCCCAATTTTTTTCTCCGTAAGCTGGGGCGTTGGTAAATTCATAAATTTTACCATTCCAATCGATCCAACCAGTAGCTAAACCATGAGCCATTAAAATTTGCCAACCTGGTTCAAAAATCTGTGAAAAAGACAACCAGCCAGCGGTTGATTGCTGGATACTATTTTGATTG contains:
- a CDS encoding tocopherol cyclase family protein, which produces MLIIPKNFLKSTQTPHSGYHWDGTSRRFFEGWYYRVTLPEIGQTFAFMYSIEDPLGGKPDSGGAAQVLGPDDEYLCRTFPDVNKFWASRDVLALGHWGKTNLKVSPHYLLPRDFTHHIQEGYQATATLNQGIITDPATGNYCRWQYEIKPVYAWGNQNSIQQSTAGWLSFSQIFEPGWQILMAHGLATGWIDWNGKIYEFTNAPAYGEKNWGGAFPQKWFWLNCNSFDNEPDLALTAGGGRRGVLWWMESVAMIGIHYQGQFYEFVPWNSQVSWQIQPWGKWQMQARNSHYEVELTGTTDLPGTHLRAPTSNGLAICCRDTMQGKLDLTLRKFSSCKTQITFKAQSNLCGLEIGGGSWDNSWHSD